From the Deinococcus sp. Leaf326 genome, one window contains:
- the pyk gene encoding pyruvate kinase, translating into MKHFERATKIVATIGPASRSPEVLSRMMDMGLNVVRMNFSHGDQEDHRQTFQMVRELAAQKNLPIGILQDLQGPKIRVARFAEGKVTLAQGDRFTITMDDVEGDHTRVGSTYKGLALDVHPGMTLLLDDGNMALKVEGVRGNDVLTTVMVGGVLKNNKGINVPEADLSVPALSDKDVSDMEFGASLGVDWVALSFVRSRDDLLLARHYLARFGSRAKLMAKIEKPQAVDRFEDILREVDGIMVARGDLGVEMRAEQVPTIQKRIIRMCREQGKPVITATQMLESMIGLPRPTRAEASDVANAIYDGTDAVMLSAESAAGLYPVESVAMMDRIAREAEGSEHYQMLQQQQVIDTELAQDSIAFAACSIGEKLDAPAIVTFTSTGGAAARIAKYRPPLAILALTPNEQTRNQLTLSWGVVPMLSEDPSDTDDMVRIANDELKKSGLADVTDRYVITAGVPFGVRGTTNMLRVERLREDDFGALR; encoded by the coding sequence ATGAAGCACTTTGAACGCGCGACCAAGATCGTCGCCACCATCGGCCCCGCGAGCCGCAGCCCCGAAGTCCTGAGCCGCATGATGGACATGGGTCTGAACGTCGTGCGCATGAACTTCAGCCACGGCGACCAGGAAGACCACCGCCAGACCTTCCAGATGGTGCGCGAACTCGCCGCCCAGAAGAACCTGCCCATCGGCATCCTGCAGGACCTCCAGGGGCCCAAGATCCGGGTGGCCCGCTTCGCCGAGGGCAAGGTCACGCTGGCGCAGGGCGACCGCTTCACGATCACGATGGACGACGTGGAAGGCGACCACACGCGCGTGGGCAGCACCTACAAGGGCCTGGCCCTGGACGTGCACCCCGGCATGACGCTGCTGCTCGACGACGGCAACATGGCCCTGAAGGTCGAGGGCGTGCGCGGCAACGACGTGTTGACCACCGTGATGGTGGGCGGCGTCCTGAAGAACAACAAGGGCATCAACGTGCCCGAGGCCGACCTCTCGGTGCCCGCGCTGTCGGACAAGGACGTGTCGGACATGGAGTTCGGCGCGTCGCTGGGCGTGGACTGGGTGGCGCTGAGCTTCGTGCGTTCGCGCGACGACCTGCTGCTGGCCCGGCACTACCTCGCGCGCTTCGGCTCGCGCGCCAAGCTCATGGCCAAGATCGAGAAGCCGCAGGCCGTGGACCGCTTCGAGGACATCCTGCGTGAGGTGGACGGCATCATGGTGGCGCGCGGCGACCTGGGCGTCGAGATGCGTGCCGAGCAGGTGCCGACCATCCAGAAGCGCATCATCCGCATGTGCCGCGAGCAGGGCAAGCCGGTCATCACGGCCACCCAGATGCTCGAGAGCATGATCGGTCTGCCGCGCCCCACCCGCGCCGAGGCCTCGGACGTGGCGAACGCCATCTACGACGGTACCGACGCCGTGATGCTCTCGGCCGAGTCGGCCGCGGGCCTGTACCCCGTCGAGTCGGTCGCCATGATGGACCGCATCGCCCGTGAGGCCGAGGGCAGTGAGCATTACCAGATGCTCCAGCAGCAGCAGGTCATCGACACCGAACTGGCGCAGGACTCGATTGCCTTCGCGGCATGTTCCATCGGCGAGAAGCTCGACGCCCCGGCCATCGTGACCTTCACGAGTACGGGTGGCGCGGCGGCCCGCATCGCCAAGTACCGTCCGCCCCTGGCGATCCTGGCGCTGACCCCCAACGAGCAGACCCGCAATCAGCTGACCCTGAGCTGGGGCGTGGTGCCCATGCTCAGCGAGGACCCCAGCGACACCGACGACATGGTGCGTATCGCCAATGATGAGCTGAAGAAGAGCGGCCTGGCCGACGTCACCGACCGCTACGTCATCACGGCGGGCGTGCCCTTCGGCGTGCGCGGCACGACCAACATGCTGCGCGTCGAGAGACTCCGCGAAGACGACTTCGGCGCCCTGCGCTGA
- the eno gene encoding phosphopyruvate hydratase, protein MKIEKVIAREVLDSRGNPTVEAEVHLDSGFHGRAIVPSGASTGAHETLELRDGDAGRYLGKGVLKAVQNVNEALGPAVVGLDASDQNLIDVTLLATDGTPNKGKLGGNAILAVSLATARAAASELDIPLYRYLGGSNAKTLPVPMMNVINGGAHADNSVDFQEFMIMPVGAPSFREALRYGAETFHTLKKVLSSKGYNTNVGDEGGFAPDLKSNEEALDVLLEAIQKAGYEPGKDIMIALDPAVTELYKDGSYHLESEGRVLSTAEMVDFWADWASRYPIVSIEDGLAEDDWDGWAQLTAKIGDKVQLVGDDLFVTNPERLQRGIDTGVGNAILVKVNQIGSLTESMDAIELAKRHHYGTVISHRSGESEDAFIADLAVATNAGQIKTGSASRSDRIAKYNQLLRIEDSLGDRAVYPGRKALR, encoded by the coding sequence ATGAAGATCGAAAAAGTCATCGCCCGTGAAGTGCTCGACTCGCGTGGGAATCCCACCGTCGAAGCCGAAGTGCACCTCGACAGCGGCTTCCATGGCCGCGCCATCGTGCCCAGCGGCGCAAGCACCGGCGCCCACGAGACGCTGGAACTGCGTGATGGCGACGCCGGGCGCTATCTGGGCAAGGGCGTGCTCAAGGCCGTCCAGAACGTCAACGAGGCCCTGGGGCCGGCCGTGGTGGGGCTTGACGCCTCCGACCAGAACCTGATCGACGTCACTCTGCTCGCCACCGACGGCACGCCCAATAAGGGCAAGCTGGGCGGCAACGCCATCCTGGCCGTGAGCTTGGCGACTGCCCGCGCCGCCGCCAGCGAACTCGACATCCCGCTCTACCGCTACCTGGGCGGCAGCAACGCCAAGACGCTGCCCGTGCCGATGATGAACGTCATCAACGGCGGCGCGCACGCCGACAACTCGGTGGACTTCCAGGAGTTCATGATCATGCCAGTCGGCGCGCCCAGCTTCCGCGAAGCGCTGCGCTACGGCGCCGAGACCTTCCACACGCTGAAAAAGGTGCTCAGCAGCAAGGGCTACAACACCAACGTGGGCGACGAGGGCGGTTTCGCGCCGGACCTGAAGAGCAACGAGGAAGCGCTGGACGTGCTGCTCGAGGCCATCCAGAAGGCGGGCTACGAGCCGGGCAAGGACATCATGATCGCGCTGGACCCCGCCGTGACCGAGCTCTACAAGGACGGCAGCTACCACCTGGAGAGCGAGGGCCGCGTGCTCTCGACCGCCGAGATGGTGGACTTCTGGGCCGACTGGGCCAGCCGATATCCCATCGTGAGCATCGAAGACGGCCTGGCCGAAGACGACTGGGACGGCTGGGCGCAGCTCACGGCCAAGATCGGTGACAAGGTGCAGCTCGTGGGCGACGACCTGTTCGTGACCAACCCCGAGCGCCTTCAGCGCGGCATCGACACCGGGGTGGGCAACGCGATCCTGGTGAAGGTCAACCAGATCGGCAGCCTGACCGAGAGCATGGACGCCATCGAGCTCGCCAAGCGTCACCACTACGGCACGGTCATCAGCCACCGCTCGGGCGAATCCGAGGACGCCTTCATCGCCGACCTCGCCGTGGCGACGAACGCCGGCCAGATCAAGACCGGCTCGGCCAGCCGCAGCGACCGCATCGCCAAATACAACCAGCTGCTGCGGATCGAGGACAGCCTCGGCGACCGCGCCGTGTATCCCGGCCGCAAGGCCCTGCGCTAA